A region of the Deltaproteobacteria bacterium genome:
TTGCTCTCACTCTTCGGGTTAAACTTCCCCTTTTCCCGGTTATGCAAAAAACCCCAGGGTGCCCAGAAAAATGTGCGTATTTTCACAGAAAATCCAGGCCGGGTTTCCTGGATCTGTTCAAAAAGGCCCCATCAATCAAGAGCGCCGTCCCACCTGGATATTAAAATGATTCATCAAAACAAGACATTATCTCCCTCCTCCACCCTAGTGGGCGGATCTATCCAAAACCTTTAGCGGTTCGGGTCCATCCTGGCATGGTACTTGATGAATAGATCCCGAAAGTTGGATTTGATGAGGCGCCACAGGGACTAGAAGAAAGGGGATCCAATGAACCGGATGATTGCTTACTGCGGCCTTGCATGTGATGAATGCAGCATCTACCTCGCCACCAGAGAGGACAACGAGAAGAGGAGGGTTGAAGTTGCTGAGTTATGGTCCAACTTGTATGGGCGGAAAATCCTTCCAGAAGAAATCTATTGTGACGGCTGCAGGTCTCAAACAGGTCGGCTTTTCTCTTTCTGCTCACAATGTCCCGTAAGACGCTGCGCCCTTGAAAACGACCTCGAACTCTGTATCTATTGTACAAATTTCCCGTGCTGGCGGTTGAAATCCGTCTTCAAGGCTGTACCGGAATCCAAGACCCGGCTGGAAAATCTGAAACAATCTTGTGTCCATCCATAAACAGGCAATTTTGTTCAAGGTCAAGGAAGGCGAAGATTTTAACCATCCCGCTTTAGAATGCCAAGCGGCAGAGGCACCATACATTGAAGTATTTCGAGGATTAAATATATCACGGGGAAGCAGCCCTTTCAATCTCCCTCCAGAGAAAGGGCCCCTTGCGGTGGGATAGTTACAGATTTCACCTCTCCAGCGGTTGACTAAGGCAAGCCCTCCCGCCGCTGCTCACGGGAGATCCTGAAAGCAATGGAACCTGCTGATTCGGCACATATTTTCAGGCGTTTTCCATTGACAGGAAAGGGGGTTTATCCGTATACTGGTCATAAAAATTGGGTGATCAACAGAGAACCGAAGCAACTACAACCCTTCAGGCAGGTGCAAGATGAGATCAAGCGGGAACCTGGACGCCGAAGACTTCCACAAAATCATTGAAAGGCTGGAATACAACGAGGACATCTCTCAACGTTTTTTCGAGGTGGAGGTCAGCATTCTTTCCACTCTCAATTTTGCGGACTTCTTTGAAAGGCTGCTCACAGAGATCAAGGAAAAATTCGATATCCCGTACGTCTGGCTTTCCCTTATCGACGAAAACGACCTCGTCCCCCTTATCGGGGCACTGGCCTCCTCCCCGCTCCTCAAAGAACGGTTGAATATTATCGACCGAAAAAATTTTCTGGAAATAGTGGGGAACAGAAAAGAACCCTTACTCGTAAACGAAGACCTGAGGCCTTTCTACCGGATGTTCCCCCCGAACGAAAAATATCTTATCCGCTCCGCCGCCATCCTCCCAATCTTCCTGAACCAGGAACTGATCGGAAGTCTGAATCACGGGGATCCTTCGGCCGAGCGGTATGTTCCAGGGATGAACACAACACTGTTGGAAAGGTTGGCGGTAAAGATTTCCATTTGCCTTTCCAATGTAACAGCCCACGAAAAGCTGAGGATTCTCGCCTCAAAGGATCCTCTCACAGGACTCTTGAACCGCGGTGTCATCGAGGCGGTGATGCAGCGGGAGGTCAACCGGGCCCTACGATACGATACCCCCCTCTCCCTCATCTTCATTGACCTTGACGATTTCAAGACTGTCAATGACAGCCACGGACATGACGCCGGGGATGCCCTTCTGAAGTACCTGGGTTCCCACCTTGTTGAAAAAAGCCGGGAAAGCGATGTGGTAGGGCGTTTCGCGGGCGACGAATTCGTTATTCTCCTTCCTTCCACCAACTCCCGGGAGGCCTTGAAGCTGGCCCAGCGGATCAAGCGCAATCTTCTGCAAAATCCCTTGAAATACAACGGGAAGACCATCCCTGTATCCTTCAGTTACGGGATCAGCCACATCCATGATGACGGGGTCAAGGACCCGGCCTCTCTTGTAAAAAAAGCAGACGAGAGGTTATATCGTGCAAAACGGCGGAAACGCTGAAGCGACTTCCTCCCCACCGGTCCCTCCTTTCGATAGTCCAAAGAGGTCGGCACCCCTGCCCCTTGGGACCCTGAGCCCGGAACCCGGTAGACCATCAGCAGGCTGCTCCCTTCTCCAGGATCGCCTTCAGTTTAGGGGGCAAACGGGTGGGTTTTTGCTCTGAATTGATGCAGGCATGAACGGTGTGACCGGAGACCAGGAGTCGGCCCTCTTCGTCGAAAATCCGGTACTCGAAACGGACACGGATGCGCTTGAAGGGAAAGGCCCTAGTCCTTACCGTGATCATGGCGTCGTAGCGGGTATTTCCATGATATTGGGCGGTGGCCTCAGTCACCACCAGACCGTACCCTTCGGCTTCAACCTTGGCATAAGGGTAACCCAGGGCACGCATGTATTCGCTCCGGGCCACCTCGAAGAAGGTAAAGTAGTTGCCATAATAGACAAGCCCCATCCTGTCCGTATCCTTGTACCGGATCCTTATCCTGGTCTCATGCCAACTCACCTCTTCGGCGCATCTTGCCTCCATACCTTCTCCTTTCAGATCCTTGAAGAAATCTTCGGCCCTTGTGATCGGCAGCTATTGTTAGAGGTAGCCTGGTCCGTGTCAAGGACTTTCCCCGAATGCTTGACACGAAGAGATCCCCCCTCTATATTCCACACATTTCACTTGTCTCGTGTTTCTCTGAGTTTCGCAGTGAAAGACGATTCCCTTTTCGACCCCAGCCGGCCAGCGATCCGGAGGACCGAACCTAATGAACAAGACGGAAGATTTCATCAAGGCCTACTATGAGTTCAAGGATACGGTCGATTTCTCCAAGAGCGGCTACCTCCCTGATCTTGACAATCTCGTTTGGATGCTTCTCATGGGGATTCCCAGCGTCCCCGCCGACAAGGACACTTCCGATAAGGCCTCCATGGAGGCCGTTGATCAGAGGATCAGCATCCTCAAGGCCGTGTTCGTCGAGGTGAACAGGGAACAGCCTGAGGAATTCCTCGACAAGGGTCTTCTCACCTACGATCAAGCCGGTAAGATGGCCAAACTCATGCTAAACGAAAAGCATTCCAAGTCAGGTTCCCGGTGCTCCAGCCGGCGGTCAACCGGAAAAAAGAACAAGGATTCCTGATTCATCCTTCCTCAAGCCCTCTCCTGTATCTTTTGTTTGAGCCCACCTTGAATCCCCAAGAGAGAAACGTCAAAAGCTTGACACTTCCAGTCCCCAACCTCGCCCTTTCCCTCATATTTGCAGGCCGTATTGATCGTATCCAAACCAACTTATCAAGCTGATATTACGCGATTTTCCAGACAAAGACCCTGGTGGCATGGATTCTGCTTCATTTAGTGTCCATCCATAAATAGGCAATTTTGTTCAAGGTCAAGGAAGGCGAAGATTTTAACCACCCCGCTTGGGATACCAAGCGGGACAAGCATCCATACATTGAAGTATTTCGAGGATTAAAATCTGAGCCTGACGCCGCTTGTCACGCCGTAGCCATAACGAAGGCGGAAGATTGGGCAAAAGGGCCATTTATGGATGGGCACTATTTAATTCCATAGCATTTGTTTGTTCCCCGAGGATCGAAAGAGCGGCCCCGGGAGAGAAGACAATTCCTTAAAGAACAGGAATTCCCTTTTGAAGGCCGGTATGGATCTTAAATCTGGAAAAAAGAACAAAGACGAAAAGGCGGCCCAGGGCAAGGAGAACCTTGCCCTCTTCTCAAAGCTCCTGGCCTTGAACGCCACATTCGAGGCCGCGAGGGCAGGTGCTGCCGGAATCGATCTGGCGATAGACACCGAAGCCTTCAGATCACTCCTGTTCCAGGACATGGAGCTTCACGGGCAGGCTTCTAAATCTGATGAAAACCGCTGGTGATGTTTTTCGGCGAAACGGGTAGGGATAGGCACGAATAATCGGGGGCTGAAGAGCTTCAGGAAGCGCCCTTTTTTGATCTCCCGTTCAAAAGCGCATTGAACCCTTCGATGGCCGGCCGCCAGGCCTTGTGAAAGTGTTCCCAAAAGAAGGATTGGGCCAGAACAAGGCGATTGTGGGAAGATCCTGCATGCCTCATCTTTCGGTCCCAGGAGGCCTGCCACTCTCTCATTTCTTTACGGAATTCCGGATCCTCGATACTGTTGAGCAAGTCCTCCACGGCCTTTTTCCGCTCTCTTTCAAAGGAGAGCCGATCCTCCTTGAAAAGCTTGTGCAGTCTGGCATGCTCCCGCAAGGCCTCTTCACGGATCCGCTCCTTTTCCTTCTCCCAGTTCCATTTCTCCATGATGATTCTCCAGCAAGGCATCCTCGAACGACTTCATCCGTCAATCTACTACCCCTTGGGTTTCATTTCAACTTGAGACCTTTGAAAAACGTTCAATTTTGTTCAAGGTCAAGGAAGGCGAAAATTTTAACCGCCCCGCTTTGTATCCCAAGCGGGACAAGCATCCATACATTGAAGTATTTCGAGGAATAAACTACTATCGGCTGAAGCCGTAAGCTTAGGGGCCAAGGGGTCGAGGGGTCAAGGGGTCAAGTGAAAAACATCTTTCTTTAAATCCCGGTTTCTCACTCGAACCCTGGACCCCTTTAATCCTTGAACCCTATTAAAATTTCAGCCTGACGCAGCCTGGTCGCGCCGTAGCCGCGGCGGAGGCGGAAGATTGGGCAAAAGGGAGCGTTTTTCAAAGGTCTCTCCTGCTCAAGAGGTCCAGTTACAATTGAAATTTGGGGACCAAGGATTAACGCTTTCGATCTTTTTCTCCTTGGAAGGAAGGTTCGAGCAAGGGCCGATGGCTCCTTTTCTGAAGTGACTGGCGGGAGGGCGCCGTGGTTTTCGCGGCTTATCAGTGGGGGAAGCCGCAGCTCACGCTCTCTTAGAGCGGGAGAATGCGGAGGGGGCCGGCCCGCCAGGAAGCGGCGGGCAGGTGTCCCCCGCTGATAAGCCGCTGAAAACACCAGCCCGGGAGCCTCCGAACGAAAGAAAAGGTGACATCGGCCTTTTGGAGGTTGGTATCGAATTGAAGTACTCACCGGATTATAATGAAGGGGCATGGGGATCTTTTCCTCGTTCCCGAGTCTCACGGCCTGGTTATTTCAAGGGGTTAGGGACGGGGGAGTTTTGCCCCCTCCGCCGTTCTCCCGCTTTTACAAGCGGGAGCCGGGGTTTCCCCCATCCCTAACCCCTTGAAATAACGAAGGCCTCCCAACAGGTCACTTCCGAAAAGATCCCCATGCCCCTTCTCCCGGTGGTGCAGGCAATGGTTTTCAGGTGAAATACTTACTCCAGAGAGACCTTTCCTGTTTTTATTCCGCTGAATTAGGAGGTGTGATATGCCTATTACGCCCGATCATATGTTTTTCAGGGATCAACTTTCCCGGTTTGTGAAGGATCGCATCCGGCCCCTTGCGGCGGAGATCGATCGATCAGATACCTTTCCAAAGGAGCTCTTTCGTGAAATGGGGCGCCTGGGGTATTACGGGATCCGGTACCCGAAAAAAAGCGGCGGCCTTGAAGCTGATACCCTGACCTGTTCCATCTTTGTTGAGGAAATCGCCCGCGGTTCCCTTGCCTTCGGCGTGATCTGCCTCATGCAAATCCTGATGGGTACTGATTTTCTCTTCAGGTTCGGGAGCCGGGAAATCAAGGAGCGGCTCTTTTACCCGGCCCTCAAGGGTGAAAAAATAGGGGTCATCGCCTTCACCGAACCCGATTGCGGCTCCGATCTCGCCTCCATTCGCACACTTGCACGCAAGGAAGGAAACGACTTCGTTCTCAAGGGTTCGAAGACCTGGATCACCAACGCCCCCATTGCGGACTTTTTTACCGTGGCCGCATCCACCGACCGGAGTCTGGGACTTAAAGGAATCAATTTCTTCCTTGTGGAAAAGGACACCCCCGGCTTTGAGGTGGGAAAGAATATCGAGAAAACCGGCGCCCTGGGCTCCTGTACCGGGGAAATATTCTTCGACGACTGCCGGATCCCAGGCGACCACCTTCTGGGAGCCGAACTCAACAAGGGATCGGTTTATCTACTGGAGATCCTGGGGGATATTCGAATCATGGTGGCATCCCTCGCCCTGGGTCTGGCCGGTGCAGCCCTTGACGAATCCATCTCCTATGCCAAGGAGCGCCAGGCCTTTGGAAATCCCATCGCCAAGTATCAACTCATCCAGGAAAAGATCGCCCGAATGGCCACGGAGATCGAGGCCTCTCGGTGGTTGATCTACCAGGCCTGCACCCTTAAGGACCAGAAGGCCCCCTTTGCCCGGGAAGCAATGATGGCAAAGGTCCATGCTACTGAAACCGCCATGATGGCCGTGGATGAGGCAAGGCGCCTTCACGGAGCCTATGGTTTCTCCAGGGAATACACGGTGGAAAGGTTGTACCGGGACGCAGGGTTCCTCCTCTTCGGTGGCGGCACTCACGAGATTTTGGCCCTGAATATCGCGAGGGACATCCTCAAAAACGCCTAGGCGCCCCGGTCGGCCTCTACCCTTTTTTCTTCAATCTTTCCAGTATCTCTTCTGCGACCTTCCGGCCCGAGAGAAGCATTCCCCCGAAGATGGGTCCCATCCTTGGTCCTCCGAACGTAGCGTTGGCGGCCATCCCTGCCACGTAAAGCCCGGGGAAGACCTCACGGGTATTTTCCAAAGTGAGGGACTCGGCGCGATCGGACCACATGGATTTCTCCCCTTCAATATTCCCCGTCGGGGTCTGAAGGTTACCCGGGACCTTCCTATGGGCGACTTTCACAACTTCTGTGGCGTGTCCGGTAGCGTCGATAACAAATTCCGCCCTCATGGTCAGGGGATCCACGTGAAGTCCCGCCATTTCCACAGGCGACCAGTTCAAAACAAGGCCCATGATCCGGTCCTCCCTCATCATGACATCCTCAATACTCACACAATTGAATATCTTG
Encoded here:
- a CDS encoding DUF3795 domain-containing protein, producing the protein MNRMIAYCGLACDECSIYLATREDNEKRRVEVAELWSNLYGRKILPEEIYCDGCRSQTGRLFSFCSQCPVRRCALENDLELCIYCTNFPCWRLKSVFKAVPESKTRLENLKQSCVHP
- a CDS encoding sensor domain-containing diguanylate cyclase; translation: MRSSGNLDAEDFHKIIERLEYNEDISQRFFEVEVSILSTLNFADFFERLLTEIKEKFDIPYVWLSLIDENDLVPLIGALASSPLLKERLNIIDRKNFLEIVGNRKEPLLVNEDLRPFYRMFPPNEKYLIRSAAILPIFLNQELIGSLNHGDPSAERYVPGMNTTLLERLAVKISICLSNVTAHEKLRILASKDPLTGLLNRGVIEAVMQREVNRALRYDTPLSLIFIDLDDFKTVNDSHGHDAGDALLKYLGSHLVEKSRESDVVGRFAGDEFVILLPSTNSREALKLAQRIKRNLLQNPLKYNGKTIPVSFSYGISHIHDDGVKDPASLVKKADERLYRAKRRKR
- a CDS encoding acyl-CoA thioesterase, which translates into the protein MEARCAEEVSWHETRIRIRYKDTDRMGLVYYGNYFTFFEVARSEYMRALGYPYAKVEAEGYGLVVTEATAQYHGNTRYDAMITVRTRAFPFKRIRVRFEYRIFDEEGRLLVSGHTVHACINSEQKPTRLPPKLKAILEKGAAC
- a CDS encoding DUF3135 domain-containing protein, with protein sequence MEKWNWEKEKERIREEALREHARLHKLFKEDRLSFERERKKAVEDLLNSIEDPEFRKEMREWQASWDRKMRHAGSSHNRLVLAQSFFWEHFHKAWRPAIEGFNALLNGRSKKGAS
- a CDS encoding acyl-CoA dehydrogenase family protein, translating into MFFRDQLSRFVKDRIRPLAAEIDRSDTFPKELFREMGRLGYYGIRYPKKSGGLEADTLTCSIFVEEIARGSLAFGVICLMQILMGTDFLFRFGSREIKERLFYPALKGEKIGVIAFTEPDCGSDLASIRTLARKEGNDFVLKGSKTWITNAPIADFFTVAASTDRSLGLKGINFFLVEKDTPGFEVGKNIEKTGALGSCTGEIFFDDCRIPGDHLLGAELNKGSVYLLEILGDIRIMVASLALGLAGAALDESISYAKERQAFGNPIAKYQLIQEKIARMATEIEASRWLIYQACTLKDQKAPFAREAMMAKVHATETAMMAVDEARRLHGAYGFSREYTVERLYRDAGFLLFGGGTHEILALNIARDILKNA
- a CDS encoding thiazole biosynthesis protein — protein: MELNEVVITRAIIDRYVEKLRSAMESEVAIVGGGPAGLVAGYTLAEAGCKAVLFERKLSVGGGMWGGGMMFNEIVVQDAALDILERIGVRVRKYEDHYYTADSVEAVASLVTAALRAGLKIFNCVSIEDVMMREDRIMGLVLNWSPVEMAGLHVDPLTMRAEFVIDATGHATEVVKVAHRKVPGNLQTPTGNIEGEKSMWSDRAESLTLENTREVFPGLYVAGMAANATFGGPRMGPIFGGMLLSGRKVAEEILERLKKKG